A region of the Apium graveolens cultivar Ventura chromosome 6, ASM990537v1, whole genome shotgun sequence genome:
GTGTAATAATTTGCATAAGGTTTTTGTTATCACAGAAAACACACATCACACATAATTCGTACAACATTTTAAAAATGCAATGGATTGCACAATCCCTAAAAGACCATAAAAAGCTTGATCTTTCCACACTTTAGATCATTTAAACAGATTGAACCCCAATTATCTGAGCTTCTGCATCAACAGTTTCTTCGTTTTTCACCTGGTCTTGAATTTGTCTGCTCGTATCACTTGTATCCCCTTCTCCACACTCATAATTGACCTCATTTCCATTTGTTTTATCCTCCTTGAGCAGACCATAAGTACGAGAAACATTTATCCATTCCGTCTCAGCAGACAATAACTCATGTCGTGCCAAATACTTCTTTAGTTCAACACGAAGATTGCGGATAGGCTATAACGAAAATGCTAAAAATATAAGTACATAATGTCATAAAACATTACATGCAACTACTTGCTAAAGAATCTGTTTAGTAttgcaagaaaaatataatacaGCTCATGCAGTTCTCCTTCAGATTCATTAGGAGTAAAGTTATTGAAGTTAAATCAGTTCTTTCATCAGACAGAAAATAATGAGTTAGTATGGAGAAACATGTAAACTAGGAAAGGATTTCAGTTGAGTGAAAACCTCTGCTTTAGATTCATAAGCCAGCTGGAAGAAAGCAACCGATACAAAATGCTTCTCTAGAGTCTCTGCCTGTTTAATCTGAGCAAGCCAATAAGCCGAAGTCTCAATCCTATTAAGCCTACAGTTGCTGCATCTCTGTGCAGTGTAGTACGGTGTGCCTGAGAGGCGAGTTGGCTTAGCCATATAAGGTGATTTCAGTGGCGTTTTAGGCTCAGTGGAACCCTTGACAACAATTTCTTCAGTATTATCTAGAAAACACACACTTTTCTTCTTTGGCTTTGTTCTGTTTTCTTCAGGGCTTTTCTTGGTAGGCTCGATCACTACCGGAGTTTTAGCAAGATTTGCTGATGATTGAGTTGATTTTGTGAAATTGGGTTGTGTTTGAGAAGCCCTAGATGAGGGTTTTGTCACGGGCTTTTGGGTGGTTGGAATTGTAGGGATATTTGGATTCCTGGCCACTCCAAAGACTCGTTTTTGCCTATAAAAACAACCAGTAAGATGTTTC
Encoded here:
- the LOC141666679 gene encoding uncharacterized protein LOC141666679, with translation MDSSNPTPFPAKRSQCVKSKYNKKINEPTSKADTKDPSTQRQKRVFGVARNPNIPTIPTTQKPVTKPSSRASQTQPNFTKSTQSSANLAKTPVVIEPTKKSPEENRTKPKKKSVCFLDNTEEIVVKGSTEPKTPLKSPYMAKPTRLSGTPYYTAQRCSNCRLNRIETSAYWLAQIKQAETLEKHFVSVAFFQLAYESKAEPIRNLRVELKKYLARHELLSAETEWINVSRTYGLLKEDKTNGNEVNYECGEGDTSDTSRQIQDQVKNEETVDAEAQIIGVQSV